GCGATCGAGCTCGTGCCGCGCTACGACGACGTCCACGGCGTGCTCGACGTCGACGACCTGCGCTCGCTCGTCAGCGACCTCGACGAGCGCACCACGCTGGCCTGCGGGCCCGGTGGGTTGCTGGACGCGATGGCCACCCACCACGAGGAGCGCGGGCTGCCGCTGCTCGTCGAGCTGTTCCGGCTGACCCCGACCGCCACCGGCGAGGGCGGCACCGTCACCTTCGGCCTCACCGGCACCACCGTCGACGCCGACGGCTCGACCCCGATCCTGGAGGCCGGCGAGGAAGTCGGCGTCCTCATGCCGAGCGGGTGCCGCATGGGCATCTGCTTCGGCTGCGTCCTCCCCCTGCGCGAGGGGTCCGTCCGCGACCTCCGCACCGGTGAGGTCACCACCGCCTCCGAGGGCGACGGCGTGAAGGTGCAGACCTGCATCAGCGCGGCCGCCGGCCCCTGCCACCTCGACATCTGACCGACACGGTGGTCGAGCCCGTCGAGACCACTTGTCGCACCCACAAGAAGCACAGGAGATCCTCATGACCGTCCTGCAGAAGAAGGCCCACGACCCGATCGCCCACCTCTCCGAGGAGGACATCGAGCTGATCGGCAAGGAGCTCGACGAGATCCGCGACTCGATCGTCGCCGACCGCGGCGAGCGCGACGCGGCGTACATCCGGCGCGTGATCAAGACCCAGCGCTACCTCGAGCTCGGCAGCCGCGCCGTCCTGCTCGGCTCGCTCTTCCCGCCCGCGTGGATCGCCGGCACGGTCGGCCTGAGCGTCGCCAAGATCCTCGACAACATGGAGATCGGGCACAACATCATGCACGGCCAGTGGGACTGGATGCGTGACCCCAAGATCCACTCGACCACGTGGGAGTGGGACAACGTCTCGCCGGCCGCGCAGTGGAAGCACTCGCACAACGAGCTGCACCACACCTACACGAACGTGATCGGCAAGGACAACGACCTCGGCTACGGCATCATGCGCGTCGACGAGGACCAGCGCTGGCACCCCGCCTACCTCGCGCAGCCGCTGTTCAACTTCATCAACGCCTGCTTCTTCGAGTACGGCATCGCCGCCTACGACCTCGAGCTCGGCAAGAACCTGCGCAAGGGCCGCCGCAACAAGCCGGAGTTCATCGCCCGCGCCAAGCAG
This genomic window from Nocardioides marmoribigeumensis contains:
- a CDS encoding fatty acid desaturase family protein — encoded protein: MTVLQKKAHDPIAHLSEEDIELIGKELDEIRDSIVADRGERDAAYIRRVIKTQRYLELGSRAVLLGSLFPPAWIAGTVGLSVAKILDNMEIGHNIMHGQWDWMRDPKIHSTTWEWDNVSPAAQWKHSHNELHHTYTNVIGKDNDLGYGIMRVDEDQRWHPAYLAQPLFNFINACFFEYGIAAYDLELGKNLRKGRRNKPEFIARAKQVGRKIRRQVTKDYVLHPLLSGPSFVPTLAANATANFVRNWWTHSVIMCGHFPNGVETFERRSIVGETRGEWYVRQMLGSANISGSRLMHLMTGNLSYQIEHHLFPDLPSNRYQEIAPQVRDLFDRNGLAYTTGPLPKQVASAWAKIIRLSLPNDSWVNKRLSPARAA